A window from Malassezia japonica chromosome 1, complete sequence encodes these proteins:
- a CDS encoding uncharacterized protein (EggNog:ENOG503P6MB; TransMembrane:1 (i263-283o)): MFNNALNYVYSNQSYGIKQGDVMIIAPTILNMDDLWAGGVEGNWLAYDKSVWQMGGVSHFPPLKKSVTFYSAVDKIIKMVMNQTNFPQVNQVVVAGHSMGGQATQRYALLKADKKYDANIKYWVGNPGSWAWLQNEIDNWPYGVGNLSSIPKYARKNMTQDSNYYIQRYLKRHLERGTNFVDYLTKINNGQWPANHNLSYVAGVSHQDYPMIAATQSLDFIFGPDINVPRTDTYGLPKNKTHSPHRPAKGPPMSSSRLNLFRIVAWVILAAIIVALIVGFFVFDRVFTPNTNDWDRDYWESDFKRRLL, translated from the exons ATGTTTAACAATGCTTTGAACTATGTGTACAGCAATCAGTCCTATGGCATCAAGCAAGGCGACGTGATGATTATTGCTCCAACTATTCTCAACATGGATGATCTGTGGGCAGGTGGTGTCGAAGGGAATTGGCTCGCCTACGACAAGTCCGTTTGGCAGATGGGCGGTGTTTCGCACTTCCCGCCGCTGAAAAAATCCGTGACGTTTTATTCGGCTGTCGACAAGATCATTAAAATGGTCATGAACCAGACAAATTTCCCTCAAGTGAATCAGGTTGTTGTCGCTGGCCACTCGATGGGCGGTCAAGCCACGCAGCGTTATGCCCTGCTCAAGGCGGACAAGAAGTACGACGCAAATATCAAGTACTGGGTCGGTAACCCTGGTTCGTGGGCGTGGCTCCAAAATG AAATTGACAACTGGCCGTACGGCGTGGGTAACTTGTCGAGTATCCCGAAGTATGCTCGCAAGAACATGACACAGGACTCGAACTACTATATCCAACGCTACCTCAAGCG CCATTTGGAGCGCGGTACCAACTTTGTCGACTATCTGACCAAAATCAACAACGGTCAGTGGCCTGCAAATCACAACCTCTCTTATGTTGCTGGTGTCTCGCACCAAGACTACCCTATGATTGCTGCGACGCAGTCTTTGGACTTTATCTTTGGCCCTGACATTAacgtgccgcgcaccgacaCGTATGGGCTGCCGAAGAACAAGACGCACAGCCCCCATCGCCCAGCGAAGGGTCCGCCGATGAGTTCGTCCAGGCTCAACCTGTTCCGCATCGTGGCGTGGGTGATCCTGGCTGCGATTATTGTCGCGCTGATCGTTGGGTTCTTCGTCTTTGACCGCGTGTTCACGCCCAATACAAACGACTGGGATCGTGATTACTGGGAGTCTGACTTTAAGCGGCGGCTGTTGTAA
- a CDS encoding uncharacterized protein (COG:I; EggNog:ENOG503NW62): protein MASGHTSQQPTGTKPGSPGNLNPGQQHMLDKFRKSIQDKGIFAPDRHDDACLCRFLRARKWDLAATESMFIEAETWRKENKVDELYAEFTFPEKEAVSKLYPKFYHKTDKEGRPVYIEQLGNLNIKKLFEVTTPERLIQQLIVEYERFQRERLPVCSEVSGHLIETSCTIMDLKNVGVSQFWKVSSYVQQASRIGQYYYPETMGRFYIINAPYIFTTVWSVVKGWLDPVTTEKIQIIGSNSVAELGKQIPLENLPSLVGGKCECPGGCAMSDAGPWKTPEGEEIIKKVQEQKAQLKREYNQEGAGSVEAPNTAPGLPESAGEQGAVAGGAAAGGVAAGAAAGAATAPEASGDSAATKQLETEAQEPETVVPVSAASGAESAPAPAAEGLAPPLAHTADLAVPVQDSEALQLQSPSNGELAPPISQS from the exons ATGGCATCGGGACACACTTCTCAGCAGCCGACCGGCACCAAGCCGGGCAGCCCTGGTAACCTGAACCCTGGACAGCAGCACATGCTGGACAAGTTCCGCAAGAGCATCCAGGACAAGGGCATCTTTGCGCCCGACCGTCATGACGACGCGTGCT TGTGCCGCTTCCTGCGTGCCCGTAAGTGGGACCTTGCTGCGACCGAGTCCATGTTCATCGAGGCCGAGACGTGGCGCAAGGAGAacaaggtcgacgagctttACGCCGAGTTTACCTTCCccgagaaggaggcggTGAGCAAGCTCTACCCCAAATTCTACCACAAGACCGACAAGGAGGGTCGCCCTGTGTAcattgagcagctcggcaaccTCAACATCAAGAAGCTATTTGAGGT CAccacgcccgagcgcctgaTCCAGCAGCTGATTGTCGAGTATGAGCGcttccagcgcgagcgtcttcCGGTCTGCTCGGAGGTCAGCGGTCATCTGATCGAAACGAGCTGCACAATCATGGACCTGAAGAACGTCGGCGTGAGCCAGTTCTGGAAGGTGTCGTCCTATGTGCAGCAGGCGAGCAGGATTGGCCAGTACTACTACCCCGAGACGATGG GCCGCTTCTACATCATCAACGCTCCCTACATTTTCACCACCGTCTGGTCGGTGGTCAAGGGCTGGCTCGACCCCGTTACCACGGAAAAGATCCAGATCATCGGCTCGAACTCGGTCGcggagctcggcaagcagATCCCGCTCGAAAACCTTCCTTCGCTGGTCGGCGGCAAGTGCGAATGCCCGGGCGGCTGTGCCATGTCGGACGCCGGCCCATGGAAGACGCCCGAGGGTGAGGAGATCATCAAGAAGGTCCAGGAGCAGAAGGCGCAGCTCAAGCGCGAGTACAACCAGGAGGGCGCCGgctcggtcgaggcgcccaaCACGGCCCCGGGTCTGCCGGAGAGTGCCGGCGAGCAGGGCGCCGTGgctggcggcgcggctgccGGCGGCGTTGCTGCGggtgccgcggcgggcgctgcTACGGCTCCGGAGGCCTCAGGCGACTCGGCTGCCAcgaagcagctcgagacggaGGCCCAAGAGCCCGAGACGGTGGTCCCggtctcggcggcgtcgggcgccgAGTCCgcccctgcgccggccgccgagggccTCGCGCCCCCCCTGGCCCACACCGCAGACCTTGCCGTGCCTGTGCAGGACAGCGAGGCCCTCCAGCTCCAGAGCCCCAGTAATGGCGAACTGGCGCCTCCGATTTCACAGTCTTGA
- a CDS encoding uncharacterized protein (EggNog:ENOG503P6MB) has protein sequence MNTDLNIGSGDDTIIQPYYITNKFNPNKVKRAIVSLPGRPRDSWKYANLFYNALKWVYAKNKYGIEEGEVIIVAPLALNQDDQAAGGTNGEDSNWAVYRMSNWEFGGSTHSPKSANSVSFYTGLDKIIDNLMDKSQYPNLNKVVVAGHSMGGQTAVRYALMKHEKSYDNDIMYWVGNPGSYTWLVEDRPSSEDCKSSENSYPYGMGDSDDFPKYGRAALNNGQSIGDIVNRFRSRTVHYALGLLDNGSGDTHCEALAQGANHLQRGANFVQMLNNQDGGLPSTHTVSYVPGVSHQDYPMIAADKSLDFIFGKDF, from the coding sequence ATGAACACCGACTTGAACATCGGCAGCGGTGACGACACCATCATCCAGCCGTATTACATTACGAACAAGTTCAACCCTAACAAGGTGAAGCGTGCCATTGTTTCTCTCCCTGGTCGCCCGCGTGACTCTTGGAAGTATGCCAACTTGTTTTACAATGCGCTCAAGTGGGTTTACGCAAAGAACAAGTACGGCATTGAAGAGGGCGAGGTGATCATTGTAGCACCTCTGGCCTTGAACCAGGACGACCAGGCTGCTGGTGGTACCAACGGCGAGGACTCGAACTGGGCCGTCTACCGCATGTCCAACTGGGAATTTGGTGGCTCGACCCACTCGCCCAAGAGTGCCAATTCCGTGTCGTTTTACACCGGACTTGACAAGATCATTGACAACCTGATGGACAAGAGCCAGTACCCGAACTTAAACAAGGTGGTTGTGGCCGGACATTCGATGGGCGGGCAGACCGCTGTTCGGTACGCGCTGATGAAACACGAGAAGAGTTACGACAATGACATCATGTATTGGGTTGGTAATCCGGGCTCGTACACCTGGCTTGTCGAGGACCGTCCTTCGAGTGAGGATTGCAAGAGCTCCGAGAATTCTTACCCGTATGGCATGGGTGACAGCGATGACTTCCCCAAGTatggtcgcgcagcgcttAACAATGGCCAGAGCATCGGCGACATCGTGAACCGTTTCCGCAGTCGCACTGTTCATtacgcgctcggcctcctgGACAACGGCTCGGGCGACACCCACTGCGAGGCCCTTGCTCAAGGTGCTAACCACTTGCAGCGTGGTGCCAACTTTGTACAGATGTTGAACAACCAGGATGGTGGACTTCCTAGCACCCACACTGTGTCATACGTCCCGGGTGTGTCTCATCAAGATTACCCCATGATTGCGGCGGATAAGTCGCTGGACTTTATCTTTGGCAAGGACTTTTAA
- the ARD1 gene encoding N-terminal amino-acid N(alpha)-acetyltransferase NatA (EggNog:ENOG503NU74; COG:S), with protein MRYYFYHALSWPQLSYVAEDEKGKIVGYILGKMDEDPADGIPNGHVTSISVLRSHRRLGLANKLMTLSQTAMRDTFNAQYVSLHVRETNRAAIALYHETLGFQIHGVEHKYYADGENALAMRLQLQETA; from the exons ATGCGATACT ACTTTTACCACGCCTTGTCGTGGCCCCAGCTGTCGTACGTCGCGGAAGACGAAAAGGGGAAGATTGTGGGGTACATCCTCGGCAAGAT GGACGAGGATCCGGCCGACGGCATCCCAAACGGCCACGTTACCAGCATCTCGGTACTCCGGTCACACCGCCGCCTGGGGCTGGCGAATAAGCTCATGACATTGAGCCAAaccgcgatgcgcgacacgTTCAACGCGCAATATGTCTCGCTGCATGTGCGCGAGACGAACCGTGCGGCGATTGCTTTGTACCACGAGACGCTCGGATTCCAGATCCACGGCGTGGAGCACAAATACTACGCCGACGGCGAAAACGCGCTGGCGATGCGTCTGCAACTACAGGAGACTGCTTAA